Genomic segment of Vibrio celticus:
AAAGGAAATGGCAAAAAAAATGTACTTTCCTGCCTTTCCTATTCAGAGCATTATGAATAGCAGGACAAGTTACGTTATCCTGAGATAAATGCTTCCTTGAATTGTAAATTAAAATGAGAAATTACCAACTAGTTTTAGCTTCTACATCACCATTTAGGCAAGAGATCCTCAAAAAACTACAGTTAAGCTTCATTACAGCCAAGCCAGACTGCGATGAAACGCCGCTTCCTGAAGAGACGCCTCAACAGCTGGTGATGCGCCTTGCTGAGACAAAAGCTAAGTCTTGTGCATTGGAGCAACCTAGCTTAGTCATCGGTTCTGATCAGGTTTGTGTGATTGATGGAGAGATCATAGGTAAGCCTCATACCCGAGAAAAAGCGATCGAGCAGTTATCTCGTCAAAGCGGCAAGAGCATTACTTTTTATACTGGGCTTTCGGTTTGGAACAACGAGACCAATGAAGCTGACACGCGTCTCGACACCTTTGTTGTGCATTTCCGCGATTTAACTAAGCAACAGATCATGAGTTATGTCGAGAAAGAACAACCTTATTACTGCGCGGGCAGTTTTATGTGTGAAGGGTTAGGCATCGCGTTGTTTAAACAGATGGAAGGTAAAGATCCGAATACTTTGATCGGCTTACCGCTGATCGATCTCGTCGATATGTTAGAAACACAAGGAATGAGTGTACTATAACGGATACGATCTCTTTGTTAGAAATTCTCTACTCCTTCCTTCGCCAGTCTAGGGAATGACGGAACACGCAATTTTATCTAATCAGCTAATGATATAGAACGTGATTTTAAAAAATCGTCATCCTCAAGAACGAGGAACGAGCGGCTTGGGGATCTTCTACAACAGATGAAAACAAAAAAGGTTGACGATAT
This window contains:
- a CDS encoding Maf family protein encodes the protein MRNYQLVLASTSPFRQEILKKLQLSFITAKPDCDETPLPEETPQQLVMRLAETKAKSCALEQPSLVIGSDQVCVIDGEIIGKPHTREKAIEQLSRQSGKSITFYTGLSVWNNETNEADTRLDTFVVHFRDLTKQQIMSYVEKEQPYYCAGSFMCEGLGIALFKQMEGKDPNTLIGLPLIDLVDMLETQGMSVL